GGACCAGGCCGGTCACGATCGCGGCGCGGGCGCCGAAGCGCTTGTCGACGACCACGCCGACACCGTTGAACACCATCACGGCGGCGATCATCGGTGCGAACGCGAGGCCCGCCTTCAGCGGCGAGAAGCCGAGCACGAACTGGAGGTACTGGGTCAGGGCCAGCAGGATGCCGCCGCCGGCGAACGCGAGCAGCACGAGCGACAGGCTGGCGCCGCTGAAGTTGCGGTCCCGGAACAGTCCCAACGGGAGCATCGGCTCGGCGACCCGCCGCTCCCAGAGCACGAACGCGACGGCGCCGGCGAGCCCGATCGCGAAGGCGGCCAGCACCGGCCCGGACCCCCAGCCGTCGCGGGACGCCTCGATGATGCCCCAGACCACCCCGGTCAGCGCGACCATCGACAGCAGCGCGCCGATCAGGTCGGTGCGGCGGGCCGGGCCGCGTGACTCCGGGATGATCAGCAGCGCGGCGAGGATGCCGAGCGCCGCGACCGGCACGTTGAGCAGGAACACCGAGCCCCACCAGAAGTGCTCCAACATCAGGCCGCCGACCGTGGGGCCGCCCAGCGCGCCGAGCATGAGCACCGAACTCCAGACCGCGATCGCCTTCTTGCGCTCCGCGTCGTCGAAGACGGTGGTGAGGATCGAGAGCGTGCCGGGCATCAGGAAGGCGCCGCCGGCACCCATCGCGGCGCGCGCCGCGATCAGCTGAACAGGTGACTGCGCGAAGGCGGCGGCGAGCGACGCGACGCCGAAGATCACGATGCCGATCACCAGGGCGCGCCGCCGGCCGTAGCGGTCGGAGAGGCTGCCGGCCGTCAACAGCAGGCCCGCGAACACCAGGATGTAGGCGTCGATCATCCACTGGATGTCGGAGCTGCTCGCGCCCAGATCGCTGATCAGGGTGGGTATCGCGACGTTGAGCACGCTGTTGTCGATGACCAGGACCAGCAGGGCGAGGCAGAGCACGGCGAGGATCCACCAGCGCCGTGGCTCGCGTGGAGAGGTGGACATGTATGAACCTCCTCGTACACTGTGCGATTCAATGGAACACCGTACTACTAACTCGTACACTGTGCGAGTCCCGTTACCATGAGCGGATGCCAGACCCGTTCGACAGCTCGGTGTGGACCCGCCCTCCGCGATCCCGCAGTGGCACGCCGGCCCTCAGCCGCGACCAGATCGTCAAGGCGGCGCTCGAGTTGCTCGACGCCGAGGGCATCGACGGGCTGAGCATGCGGCGGCTCGGCGCCAAGCTCGGTTCCGGCGCCACCTCGATCTACTGGCACGTGGCCAACAAGGACGACCTGCTCGACCTGGCCATCGACGCGGTGATGGGCGAGGTCCGGCTCCCGGCCGCCGGCACCGACTGGCGGCCCGCCGCCGCGGCCATGGTCCGCGACCTGCGCGACGTGTTGCTCCGGCATTCCTGGATCGCCAGCCTGTTCGGCGTGCGGCTCAACGTCGGACCCAACTCGATGGCGCTGGCCGAATCGATGATCACGCTGCTGGAGCAGGCCGGCTTCGCGGCCGAGGAGGCGGCGTACGCCGCGTCGGCGCTCAGTTCGCACGCCATCGGCGCGGCCATCACGACCGCGGCCTGGCACACCGCCGTGGCCCGTTCCGGGATGACCGAGGCCGACCTGACCAAGTCGGTGGCGGCCTTCCAGGAGCAGCAGCGCGAGGCCTATCCGCATGTCTCCGGCTGGCAGGAGGCCGCACCGCTCGACCTACCCGCGATGCAGCGGGCCACCTTCGAATACGGGCTGGAGCGCCTGCTGGACGGGCTGGCCGCCCGGCTTTAGTAGTTGACACTGACTATTCAGCGGTGGATAGTTGGAGTCAACTAATGGAGGCGTGTCATGGCGGCGGCGAAGCGGAAGGTCGGCAACCTGCTGGGGTTGGCGGTGCTGTCCTACCTGACGATGGGTCCGAAGCACCCCTATGAGCTGTCCCGCACGTTGCGCGACAACGGCGACGACCGGAGCATCCGGTTCAACCACGGCTCGCTCTACATGGTGATCCAGCAGCTCGCCAAGGCCGGCTTCGTGGCCGAGCAGGAGACCAGCCGGGAAGGGCAACGCCCCGAGCGCACGGTGTACGCGATCACCGACGCCGGCCGCGCCGAGATGCACGACTGGCTGCGCGAGCTGGTCGGCGAGCCCGACCACGAATACCCGCACTTCGTCGCCGCGCTCTCGCTGATCGCCGCCATCCCGCCCGACGAGGCGGTCGCGCTCCTCCAGCAGCGGTCCGGTCGCCTGGCCGAGCAACGGGCCCAGACCCGCACCCTGGTCGACGGCGCGCTGGCCGGCGGCCTGCACCCGCTGTTCCTCGTCGAGGAGGAATACCGGATCAACCAGCTCGACGCCGAGCTCGCGTTCGTCGAGCACTTCATCGGTCAGATCACCGATCCGGAGACCGGCTGGGGTCCACAGTGGGCCGCGTTCCACTCCGGGCAGAGGGGGGACGAATCATGATCCGCACAGCTCTGGTCATCGGCGGCGGCGTCGCCGGCCCGGCGACCGCGATGGCCCTGCACAAGGCCGGCATCGACGCCACGGTCTACGAGGCGTCCACCGCACCCCGCGGCGGCGCGTTCCTGACCCTGGCACCCAACGGCGCCGACGCGCTGCGGGTGCTCGACGCCGACGGCGCGGCCCTGGCGAAGGCGTTCCCGTCGCCGGCCATCACCCTGCGCAGCACGACCGGCAAAGAGTTGGGCACGGTGCACACGCCGGGCGCCGAGAGCTTCACCCTCCGCCGCGCCGACCTCGACCAGGCACTGCGCGCCGAGACGACCGCCCGCGACATCCCGGTGCTGACCGGCAAGCGGCTGGTCACCTTTACCGAGACCGCGACCGGCGTACGCGCGGAGTTCGCCGACGGCACCACCGCCGAGGCCGACGTCCTGGTCGGCGCCGACGGCATCCACTCGGAGGTGCGGCGGGTGCTGGACCCGGCGGCGCCACCGCTGTCCTACGCCGGCCTGGTCGGCAACGGCGGCTTCGCCCCGCCAACCGGCGCGGTCTCCGCACCGCCCGGCCACTACGAGATGATCTTCGGACGACGGGCCTTCTTCGGGTACGTGGTCGCTCCCGGCGGCGAGGTCTGGTGGTTCGCCAACGTGCCCTACCCCCGCGAACCGGCCCGCGGCGAGTTGGCCGCGATCGACTGGCGCCCCCGCCTGATCGACCTCTTCGAGGGCGACGCCGGCCCGGCGATCGAGGTGATCAGCGCGACGCCCGAGTTCGTGCCGATGGACCCGATCCAGTCGGTGTCCGGGCTCCGCTCCTGGCACTCCCGCCGGGTGGTCCTGGTCGGCGACGCCGCACACGCGCCGACGCCAACCTCGGGCCAGGGCGCCTCACTGTCCATCGAGGACGGCCTGGTGCTGGCCAAGTGCCTGCGCGATCACGCGGACCCGGCGGATGCGTTCGCCCGCTACGAGTCGGCCCGCCGCCCCAGGGTCGAGCGCATCATCAAGGCTGCGGCCCGCAACAACAGCAGCAAGGCCGCGGGCCCGGTAGGTCGGGTCATCCGCGACGCGGTCATGCCAACGGTGCTCAAGCTGGCCAGCACCAGCAACGCCCAACGCAAGGTCTTCGACTACCACATCGACTGGGCGGCAACGGCCTAGCTACACCATCGTGGCCAGGAGGTCGCGGCAGGACTGCTCGCAGCTTCGGCAGGCCTCGGCGCAGATGCGGCAGTGTTCGTGCTTCGCGGCGTGGCGCTCACATTCCGCGGCGCAGACCGCGCACGCGGTGGCGCAGGCCTCCAGCATCGCCCGGCCGATCGCCGCGTCGTAGCCGGTCCAGCGGGTCAGCACCCGCGCCGCCGAGGCGCAGACGTCGGCGCAGTCGAGGTTGGTGCGGATGCACATGGTCAGTTCGGCGACGTCGGGCTCGCCGAGACATGCCTCGGCACACGCCGTGCATGCCTCGGCGCAGTCATCCAGGGCGTCGATCGTGGCTGCGAGCTTTCCCCGATCCAGTTCGATCGGATTCGGGTAGTTCTCCAACATCGGCAGCGTGGCGGTCATATCCCCTCCTCGGCCGGGTTTGCGGTCGCTCCCCGCATTCCCGCGAACGCCACACCTATGCTCCCGAGCGCCGCCCGAACGCGGCGACCATGGCCACGACCAGGCCGGCGACCCCGACCAGGATCCCGGCGGCCGCCAGGCCGGCCACCAGCGCCAGCGTGACGCCGCCGACGAGCGCCACCGCCAGCGCGAGCCCGACGGCCACCCACTGGGCGCGGGTGAGCGCGACGGCGCCGGGGCGCAACGAATATCGCGGCTTCATGGCCGTCGATATGCCCGCACGCGGCGGGCGGCAATCACCGGGTCGCCGCGGCCGCCCGCTCCATCAGCAGGGTGCGTTCCTGACGGGTGGGTGCCAGGCCGGCGGCGCGTTCGAGTTCGTCGGCGGCCTCGGCCTGCCGGCCCAGTCTCATGAGCAGGTCGCCGCGGATCGCGCCGAACAGGTGGTAGCGGCCCAGCCTTGGGTCGTCGCGCAGCTCGTCGACCGCATCGAGGGCGGCCTGCGGACCATCCACATGCAACACCGCGACCACCCGGTTGAGCCGGACCACCGGCGACGGGGCGAGGTGGGTCAGCGCGTCGTAGAGGGCGAGGATCGCCGGCCAGTCGGTGTCTGCGAAGCGTGGCGCCCGCGCGTGACAGGCGGCGATCGCGGCCTGCACCGTGTAGGGGCCGAGCGGCTTGCGCAGGCCCCGCGCCCGGGACAGGGCGCCGAGTCCGTGTGCGATCAGGGTGCGGTCCCAGCGCCCGCGGTCCTGGTCTTCGAGCAGCACCGGCTGCCCGTCGCGCCCGATCCGGGCGGCGAATCTCGACGCCTGGAGTTCCATCAGGGCCACCAGGCCGAAGACCTCCGGCTCGGTGGGCATCAGGCCGGCCAGCATCCGGCCGAGGCGCATGGCGCGCTCGGCCAGGTCGCGGCGGATCCAGCGGTCGCCGGAGGTGGCCGAATAGCCCTCCGTGAAGATCAGGTAGACGACCTCCAGGACGGCGTTGAGCCGGGCCGGTAAGGCATCGGGGTCGGGCATCGCGAACGGCACCTCGGCCTCGGTCAGCGTGCGTTTGGCCCGGGAGATCCGTTGCCCCATGGTGGCCGGCGGCACCAGGAACGCGTGGGCGATCTCCTCCGTGCTCAGCCCGCCGACCAGCCGGAGGGTCAGCGCCGCCCGCGACTCCTGGGACAGCACCGGGTGGCAGGCGACAAACACGAGCGACAGGAGTTCGCTGTCGGTGCCGGTGCCGCCCTCGTCGTCGTCGGCCACGGCCAGCAGGGCGTATTTCTCGTCGCGTACCCTCTCGCGCCTGATCATGTCGATCGCCCTGCGCCGGGCCGTGGTCAGCAGCCAGCCGGCCGGCTCGGCGGGGACACCCTCGCGCGGCCACTGCTCCAGCGCCGCGAGATAGGCGTCCTGCGCGAAGTCCTCGGCCAGCCCCACGTCGTGCACCAGCCGAGTGAGGGCGGCGACCAAGCGGGCGGAGTGCATCCGCCACACCGCTTCCACGGTCCGCCGCGCGTCCATCGCCGCTCCCTCCCCGATCGGGTGCTCAGCCGCCCAGCAGGGCCTGCAGGTCGGCCTCTTCCCAGTAGGGCCGGATCTCCAGCAGCCCGCGCCCGACCTTCGGGTCGACCGGGCACTGCCGGGCCCACTCGACCGCTTCTTCCATCGAGCCGACCTGCCAGATCCAGTATCCGGCGATGATCTCCTTGGCCTCGGTGAACGGCCCGTCGACCACCGACGTGGTGCCGCCCTCGAGGACCACCTGCTTGGCCTCGACGCTCGGCCGCAAGCCGGCGGCGTCGAGCAGGATCCCGGCCTTCGAGAGCTTGTCGTTGTATTCGCCCATGGGCGCCAGCATCTCTACGTTGCCCGCGACGATGTCCTCGTCGGTGCCGACCACCTTGATCACTACCAGGACCTTCATGGCCTGTCCTCCTCGTGTCGTCCTTCTGCTACCCGTGGGTCGAACGGGCGCACGCCGGTTTCGACATCGTCCCCAAGAAAATCCGTCTCCCTCCTGGGAGGGAGGCGGCGGGCGGTCGGCGCGTCGGATACTGCCAGCGTGCGGAAGCTGTCGGAGCTCAGGCGCCGGGCCACTGAGGCGGCCTACGCGCTTCCGCCGCTGGTGGTCGACGCGATCATCGCGCTGCTCTGCTATCTGGCGACGATCGCCTCGCCGGTGGTCGACGCCGAAGACAGCACCAGCATGTATCTCTTCGCCGCGTTCAGCTCGCTGCCGCTGGTCTGGCGGCGGCGCTGGCCAGTGCCGGTCACCTTCATCACCGGCATCGCCACCGCGGTGCTCGCGGTCAACGACCTGATCAAAGAGGTGCCCTACGGGCAGCTCGTCGCCACCTACACCTTCGCCGCGCTGGGCAGCCAGCTCTGGCGGTTTGTCGGCATCGCCGGCACCATCGCCGGGCTGAGCGTCTCGCTCACGCCGAAGAGCAACCCGCTGCCGGTGGCCGCCACGCTGATCCTGTTCGGTGCCGCCTACGGCCTCGGCGCCATCGCCCGCTCGCGCCGCGACCTCATCGCCACCCTGGAGGCCCGGGCGCAGCAACTCGCCGCCGACTACGCCGAGGCGGCCTCGCGCGAGCGGCAACGGATCGCCCGCGACATGCACGACACGCTCGCCCACTCGGTCAGCCTGATGGTGGTGCAGGCCGAGGCCGGGCCCGTGGTGGTGCGCCGCGATCCGGCCGCCGCCGAGCGGGCCTTCGACGCGATCGCCGATGCCGGCCGCGACGCGCTCACCCAGCTCCGGCGCACCCTCGGCGTGCTGCGTTCCGAGCCGGCCTCGCGCGCGCCGCAGCCCGGCCTCGACGCGATCGGGCCGCTGGTCGAGCAGGCGCGTGCCGCGGGCCTGGTGGTCAGCTTCGCCGAAGCCGGTGATCGGCGGTCCGTTCCGGCCGACACCGCGGTCGCCGCCTATCGGGTGGTGCAGGAGGCACTGACCAATGTGGTACGTCACGCCCGCGCCGCTCAGGTCGAGGTGCGGCTCGACTGGAACGGGTCGGCGCTGGTGCTGGAGGTGCGCGACGACGGGCGTGGGCCACGCCGCCGGCCGCCGACCCCAGGCGGGCACGGCCTGATCGGCATGCGTGAGCGGGTCACCGCGTGCGGCGGCACGTTGCGCACCGGCGCCGCCACCGACGGCCCCGGATTTGTCGTGCACGCTACGCTCCCCCTCGTGGAGTCGGTGGTTCCCGTGCAGCCGCGTGGTTGACCAGATCCGCGTCCTCGTGGCCGACGACCAGGAGCTGGTCCGGGGCGGGTTCGCGCTGATCCTCGACGCCCAACCCGACATCACGGTGGTCGGTGAGGCCGCCGACGGTGCCGAGGCGATCGCCGCCGCCGAGCGGCTGCGTCCTGACGTGGTGCTGATGGACGTGCGGATGCCCAACGTCGACGGCATCGCGGCCACCGCCCAAATCTGCGCCGCCTCCGCGACCCGGGTGCTCGTGCTGACCACCTTCGACCTCGACGAATACGTCTACGACGCGTTGCGGGCCGGCGCCAGCGGCTTCCTGCTCAAGGACATGCGCCGGGACGACCTGGTCAACGCCGTTCGCGTGGTGGCCGGCGGCGAGGCGCTGCTGGCGCCGACGGTGACCCGCCGGCTGATCGCCGACGTGGTCGCCCGGGCACCGCAGAATCCCGCGATGCCGAAAAACCTCACCACCCTCACCGCCCGGGAGACCGAGACGCTGAAGGCGGTGGCGCGCGGCCTGTCCAACGCGGAGATCGCCGCCGAGCTGTTCGTCACCGAGCACACCGTCAAGACCCACGTCAGCAACCTGCTCACCAAGCTCGACCTGCGCGACCGGGTGCAGGCGGTAGTCCTCGCGTACGAGACCGGACTGGTCGTTCCTCGCTCCGGCGAGTGAGCCGGAGTCCACTCCGGACGGCGATCCGCCGCAGGCCGAAAATGCGTTGGATCGATGGCATGACAACCTCACTGGCACGTTTCTCCGTACGCCGCCCGGTCATCGTTCTGCTGATCTGGCTGGCCGTCGTCGGCGCCGGCTTCACCGTCGGGGTCGGCGTCTTCGAACGGCTCGTCGGCGATGTCGGCGTGGTGCCCGGCAGCGAGTCGGACCGGGCCAGCGACCTCGGCGAGACGCTCGCGCCGGAACCCGAGCGGATCACCGCGGTCGTCAGCGGCATCGACGCCGCCGACCCGGCCGTCACCGCCGCGATCGACCGGGTCAGCGCCGACGTCCGGGCGATGCCCGGGGTGGCCGACGTGAGCCCGCCGGTGCCCGCGCCGGAGACCGGCCGCGCCGTGTTGTTCACCGTCACGATGGACCTCGCCGACGGCGCCGACGAGGTCGCCGGGCAGGCGGCCGAACGCATCCGCGCCGGCACCGGCCTGGCCGGCGGCACGGTCACGGTGTCCGGCGGGTCGCTCAGCGAAGACGAGTTCAGCGAGCAGGCGGCCCGCGACGTGGCCCGCGCCGAGATCTTCAGCACGCCGATCATGTTGCTGCTGCTGCTGATCGTCTTCGGCGGCCTGCTCGCCGCGGGACTGCCGCTGATCATCGCGGTGGTCGGCGTCGGCGGCACCTTCGGCCTGCTCTTCGCGTTCAGCCAGGTCACCGACGTGTCCGTCTACTCGATCCAGATCGTCACGATGCTCGCGGTCGGCCTGGCCGTCGACTACGCCCTGCTGATCGTCTACCGGTTCCGCGAGGAGCGGGCCATCGACCCGGAGGTGGGCGCCGCCGTGCTCCGGACAGCCGGCACCGCCGGCCGTACCGTGCTGTTCTCCGGCCTGACCGTCGCGGTCGCGCTGGCCGGGCTGACCGTCTTCCCGGACCCGTTCCTGCGCTCGATGGGCATCGCTGGCACCGCGGTCGTCCTGCTCGACATGCTGGCCGCGCTGACGCTGCTGCCCGCGCTGCTAGCGCTCTTCGGCAAGCGGATCAAGGCCCGCGCGCCGCGGCCGGCCAGTGCCGGCGTGTTCGCCCGGCTGGCCCGGATCGTGCAGCGCCGGCCGCTGGTGACCGCACTGACCGTGCTGGCCGCGATGCTGTTCATCGCGATCCCGGTGCTCGACATGCGGCTGGCGGCGGGTGACGCCCGACTGCTGCCCGCGACCACCCAGACCCGCGCCCTCTACGACGAGTTGGCCGTCCATTTCCCCGACGAGGTCCGACCCGACGAGGTCTCGGCCATCGTGCCGGACGCGGCGACGGCCACGATGTTGCGGGATCAGATCCAGACCATGCCAGGGGTACGCGAGGTCGAGGTCTCCGCGCTCGGCAACCTGACCCTGGTCCAGGCCGATGTCGACCAGCCCCAGCAGGACGCGGTCGCCCAGGCCGTGCGCGACCTGCCGGGCGACAAGCTGGCCGGCGGCGACGCGGCCCGGTTGATCGACTACCGGGGCATGCTGGCCGAGCGGCTCCCCTGGGCGATCGCGCTGGTCGCGCTCGGCACGCTGGTCCTGCTGTTCCTGTTCACCGGCTCGATCGTGTTGCCCATCAAGGCCGTGCTGACCAACCTGCTCAGCATCGGTGCCGCGCTCGGTGCCGTCGTCTGGGTCTTCCAGCAGGGCCACCTCGGTCTCGCGCCGCTGGACGGCACCAACCTGACCGTCCCGGTCCTCGTCGCGGCCATCGCGTTCGGCCTGTCCGTCGACTACGAGGTGTTCCTGCTGTCCCGGATGCGGGAGCGCTGGCTGGCCGGCGCCCGGCCGGAGGTCGCGGTGGCCGAGGGACTCCAGCTCACCGGCCGGATCGTCACGGCGGCGGCGCTGCTGCTGGCGGTCGTCTTCGCGGGCTTCGTGGCCGGCGGCTTCGTGCCGATCCGCTCGATCGGCCTGGGCCTCGTGCTGGCCGTGCTGCTCGACGCGACGATCGTCCGGATGCTGCTGGTGCCGGCGACCATGACCCTGCTGGGCCGCTACAACTGGTGGGCGCCGGCCTGGCTGGCCCGCATCCACGCTCGGATCGGCCTGACCGAAACCGAGAACGCACCCGCGCCGGAGCTGGTCTCGGTCCGCTGAGGGAGCCGGGGGTGCCCGCCAACGGGGGCGGGCACCCCCGCATTTCCCGGGTGTCCCGGGACCGGTGACTCTGCCGCCCGGGTCACGGTGCGGCGGACGCTGCTGTCCACACCTCCGAAGGAAGGGACACCATCGTGGACACCCGAGCCCTCTCCCGCTTCACCGGCGCCGCTTGCCTGGTGCTCGCGCCGCTGGCGCTGGTCGCCGGCACGCTGACCGAGCCGCACTTCGACGAGGACGCGCCGGCCGCCAGCCAGCTCGCCGACGTGGCCACGCACGCCATCCCGGCCGCGCCGGCGCGTACCCTCGTCTGGCTGTTGATCCTGCTCATGCCCCTCACCGTGCTCTACGCGGCCAGGATGGCCCGGCGTGGCGCTCCCCGGCTCGCGGCCGTCGGCGGCGCGCTGTCGTTCCTGGCCTGGTCGGCCGGGATCGCCAGCATCGGTGGGGTCGAGGCCGCCTACTGGTTCGGCTCCCGGATGGAAGACCGGGACACCGTCGCCGCGCTGCTCGACGCCGTCACCGGTGACGCCGTCTACAACACCCTGCTCATGGTCTTCGTGCTCGGCCACCTCGTCGGCATGCTGGTGCTCGGCATCGGGCTCTGGCGGTCGCGCGCGGTGCCGGCCTGGGTCGGCATCCTCTTCGGCGCCAGCCCGTTCCTGCACGCGGTCGCGATGGGCATCGGGCCGGCGGTCGACGCGATCGCCTACGGGCTGCTCTCCATCGCCACGGTCGCCTGCGCCGTCATCCTGGCCCGCACGCCCGACGCGGAATGGGACCTGCCGGCGCGGATCGCCGCGAAGCCGGTCCCCGAACGTGTGGCGGCTTGAGATGACCGCCGGTCGGGCCGATTCCGCGGCCCGGCCGGCGGCCGCACAATCAGGAATCATGCGTAACGCGGCGATCCGGCTCGGCGTCGCGGTGGCGGTGGCCGCCGCGATCGCCGGCGTGCTGCTGGCCATCCGCGGCCAGGTCTCCGGGCTCGACGCGTGGCTGACCGCGAGCGCGGCGGCCTACCTGCCGGTCGCCGTGGTCGGCGCGGCGATGGCCCGCCGCGAGCCGGCCAACCCGGTCGGCTGGATCTTCCTCGTCTCCGGCGTCACCCTGCCGCTGGCCAACCTGCTGCACCTGATCGGCGGCATCGCCCTCGAGCTGGTGTCCGGTGGGCTGACGGTGCTCGCCGTTCCGCTGGCCGCGCTGTTCGGGGTGCTGCTGTTCCCCGACGGCCGGCTGGGCTCCGGCCGGCGGCGCGCGCTCGCCTGGGCGTACGCCATCGCCCTGGTGTTGCTCCTGATCTATGGGTTGTGTTCGCCGACCCTGATCGACCAGCCCGACGTGCCCAACCCGCTCTCGCTGGGCGGCTGGGTTTCCGCGCTCCTGGTCGTGGTCCTGTTGCTCGGGCCGATGATCGCGCTCGCCGCATGGTCGTTGCTGCGCAAGGCGCGCGCCGCGGGCGGCGACCGAGGCGCGGCGATGCGGCTCGCGGCCTACGCCGGTTTCGGTTGCGCGGCAACGTTCTTCGCGTGCCTCGCCGTCGGCATGACCTCCGGCGACACCGCCCAGATCTCGGTGCTGGAGAACACCGGGCCGGTCGTGCTCGGCGTCGCGGCCTGGGTCGGGATCGTGCGCTACGGGCTGTTCGACACCCGGGTCGTGGTCAGCCGGACGCTGGTCTACGGCGCGCTGACCGCGGTCGTGCTCGCGGTCTACGCCGGAGCGGCCCTCGCGGTCGGCCAGATCGCCGGCGGCGCGATCGCGGCGCTCGCCGCCCTCCCGCTACGCGACGTGCTGCAAAGACAGGTCAACCGGCTGGTGTACGGCCTGCGCGACGAACCGGCCGCCGCCCTGGCCCGGCTCGGTGAACGGCTCGACGCGGCCGGCGCGCCCGACGAAGCACTCGCCGCCGCCGCCGGCACCGTCGCCGACGCCCTTCGTCTGTCCTATGTGGAAGTCGAGGTCGCCGGCTCGGTGGTGGCCACCCACGGCCGGCGCGGCCCGGAGCCGGTCCGCGAACTCCCGCTGCCGTTCGCGGGCGAGACGATCGGGCGGCTGGTGCTGCAGAGCCGGCACGCCGACTTCACCCTCGCCGACGAGGCACTGCTGGCCAACCTGAGCCGGCAGGTGGCCGTCGTCGCACACGCGGTGACCCTGGCCGCCGAGTTGCGGCACTCGCGCGAGCGGCTGGTCACCGCGCGCGAGGAGGAACGCCGCCGGCTGCGCCGCGACCTGCACGACGGCCTCGGCCCGACGCTGGCCGGCATCGCCCTCGGCATCGACACCGTTCGGCGGGCGCTGCCGGCCGGCGCTCAAGCCGACGCCGACCGGCTCGATCTGCTCCGCGGCGAAGCCCAGCGGGCCGTCGCCGACATCCGCCGGATCGTCTACGACCTGCGCCCGCCGGTGCTCGACGAGCTCGGCCTGGCCGGGGCGGTCCGTGAGCAGGCGCTCCGGCTCGGCTGTGCCGACGTCGAGGTCGCCGACCTGCCGCCCCTGCCCGCGGCGGTCGAGGTGGCCGCCTACCGGATCGCGCTGGAGGCGCTGGCCAACGCCAGCCGGCACGCACCCGGCGCCCCGGTCACGGTGACCGTGTCGTCGGCCGGCCGCCTGGTGTTGCGGATCGCCGACGCCGGCGGCGGCATCCCCGACGGCTATCGCGCCGGGGTGGGCATCGCGTCGATGCGCGAGCGGGCGGCCGAGGTGGGCGGCTCGTTCGTGATCGGCCCGGGCCCGTCCGGCGGCACGCTGGTGGTCGCCGACCTACCGCTGACGGCGCCATGACCGTCCGGGTTGTGGTCGCCGACGACCACCCGCTGTTCCGCGAGGGCCTGCGCGCCCTGATCCAGGACGCGCCGGGCGTGACCCTGGTCGGCGTGGCCGGCGACGGCGACGAGGCGGTCGAGGTCACCCTGGCCGAACGCCCCGACGTGGTGGTGATGGACCTGCGGATGCCTGGCCGCAGCGGCGTCGAGGCCACCCGGCACATCCTGCGCACCGCCCCCTCGGTGGCCATCCTGGTGGTGACGATGGTCGACGAAGACGACTCGGTCTTCGCGGCGATGCGGGCGGGCGCCCGCGGCTACGTGCTCAAGGGCGCCGACCCGGCCGAGATCCTCCGCGCGATCCAGGTGGTCGCCAACGGCGAGGCCATCTTCGGCCCCGCGATCGCGGCCCGGCTGACCCGCTTTTTCGCCACCGGCGCCGCGGCTCCGGCCGCGGTCCCGTTCCCGGAGTTGACCACCCGCGAACGCGAGATCCTGACGCTGATGGCCACCGGCGCCGCCAACGCGACGATCGCCGCCCGGCTCGGCCTGACCGAGAAGACGGTCCGCAACAACGTCTCCAACGTCTTCGCGAAGCTCCGGGTGGCCGACCGCGCGGCGGCGGTGGCCCGGGCCCGGGACGCCGGGCTTTAGGTCACTCCACCGCCGCCGACCGCAGCGAGCGATCGGCTCGCTGCCCCCCGTCACGTCACAGCGTGGCGCATACCGCCTACCGGATCGCTTACCACCCGGACTTCCCCACCGTGGTGGGCA
This genomic interval from Asanoa ferruginea contains the following:
- a CDS encoding sensor histidine kinase; translation: MRKLSELRRRATEAAYALPPLVVDAIIALLCYLATIASPVVDAEDSTSMYLFAAFSSLPLVWRRRWPVPVTFITGIATAVLAVNDLIKEVPYGQLVATYTFAALGSQLWRFVGIAGTIAGLSVSLTPKSNPLPVAATLILFGAAYGLGAIARSRRDLIATLEARAQQLAADYAEAASRERQRIARDMHDTLAHSVSLMVVQAEAGPVVVRRDPAAAERAFDAIADAGRDALTQLRRTLGVLRSEPASRAPQPGLDAIGPLVEQARAAGLVVSFAEAGDRRSVPADTAVAAYRVVQEALTNVVRHARAAQVEVRLDWNGSALVLEVRDDGRGPRRRPPTPGGHGLIGMRERVTACGGTLRTGAATDGPGFVVHATLPLVESVVPVQPRG
- a CDS encoding response regulator, yielding MVDQIRVLVADDQELVRGGFALILDAQPDITVVGEAADGAEAIAAAERLRPDVVLMDVRMPNVDGIAATAQICAASATRVLVLTTFDLDEYVYDALRAGASGFLLKDMRRDDLVNAVRVVAGGEALLAPTVTRRLIADVVARAPQNPAMPKNLTTLTARETETLKAVARGLSNAEIAAELFVTEHTVKTHVSNLLTKLDLRDRVQAVVLAYETGLVVPRSGE
- a CDS encoding MMPL family transporter; translation: MTTSLARFSVRRPVIVLLIWLAVVGAGFTVGVGVFERLVGDVGVVPGSESDRASDLGETLAPEPERITAVVSGIDAADPAVTAAIDRVSADVRAMPGVADVSPPVPAPETGRAVLFTVTMDLADGADEVAGQAAERIRAGTGLAGGTVTVSGGSLSEDEFSEQAARDVARAEIFSTPIMLLLLLIVFGGLLAAGLPLIIAVVGVGGTFGLLFAFSQVTDVSVYSIQIVTMLAVGLAVDYALLIVYRFREERAIDPEVGAAVLRTAGTAGRTVLFSGLTVAVALAGLTVFPDPFLRSMGIAGTAVVLLDMLAALTLLPALLALFGKRIKARAPRPASAGVFARLARIVQRRPLVTALTVLAAMLFIAIPVLDMRLAAGDARLLPATTQTRALYDELAVHFPDEVRPDEVSAIVPDAATATMLRDQIQTMPGVREVEVSALGNLTLVQADVDQPQQDAVAQAVRDLPGDKLAGGDAARLIDYRGMLAERLPWAIALVALGTLVLLFLFTGSIVLPIKAVLTNLLSIGAALGAVVWVFQQGHLGLAPLDGTNLTVPVLVAAIAFGLSVDYEVFLLSRMRERWLAGARPEVAVAEGLQLTGRIVTAAALLLAVVFAGFVAGGFVPIRSIGLGLVLAVLLDATIVRMLLVPATMTLLGRYNWWAPAWLARIHARIGLTETENAPAPELVSVR
- a CDS encoding sensor histidine kinase, with product MRNAAIRLGVAVAVAAAIAGVLLAIRGQVSGLDAWLTASAAAYLPVAVVGAAMARREPANPVGWIFLVSGVTLPLANLLHLIGGIALELVSGGLTVLAVPLAALFGVLLFPDGRLGSGRRRALAWAYAIALVLLLIYGLCSPTLIDQPDVPNPLSLGGWVSALLVVVLLLGPMIALAAWSLLRKARAAGGDRGAAMRLAAYAGFGCAATFFACLAVGMTSGDTAQISVLENTGPVVLGVAAWVGIVRYGLFDTRVVVSRTLVYGALTAVVLAVYAGAALAVGQIAGGAIAALAALPLRDVLQRQVNRLVYGLRDEPAAALARLGERLDAAGAPDEALAAAAGTVADALRLSYVEVEVAGSVVATHGRRGPEPVRELPLPFAGETIGRLVLQSRHADFTLADEALLANLSRQVAVVAHAVTLAAELRHSRERLVTAREEERRRLRRDLHDGLGPTLAGIALGIDTVRRALPAGAQADADRLDLLRGEAQRAVADIRRIVYDLRPPVLDELGLAGAVREQALRLGCADVEVADLPPLPAAVEVAAYRIALEALANASRHAPGAPVTVTVSSAGRLVLRIADAGGGIPDGYRAGVGIASMRERAAEVGGSFVIGPGPSGGTLVVADLPLTAP
- a CDS encoding response regulator transcription factor — encoded protein: MTVRVVVADDHPLFREGLRALIQDAPGVTLVGVAGDGDEAVEVTLAERPDVVVMDLRMPGRSGVEATRHILRTAPSVAILVVTMVDEDDSVFAAMRAGARGYVLKGADPAEILRAIQVVANGEAIFGPAIAARLTRFFATGAAAPAAVPFPELTTREREILTLMATGAANATIAARLGLTEKTVRNNVSNVFAKLRVADRAAAVARARDAGL